The Enterobacter oligotrophicus sequence GGTCACACGGCATCAATGTCACTGAGCATTGGTTTTGCCCTGGCATGGGAAAATGCCTCGGTGGAAGCATTACTGGAACAAGCCGATCGCAATATGTACCTGGTGAAAAACCAGCGTTCGAAAACATTATCCCAGGAAGGAATATGACATGTTAAAGCGATACCTCGCGCCGTTGTTACTGGCATCACTGATCCTGTCTGGCTGTCAGACGCCACCAGCAGGCAAATTCACCCCAGAACAAATTGCGGCGATGAAATCTTACGGCTTTAACGAATTGAACGGTGACTGGTTCCTGGGTCTGTCGGATACGATCCTGTTTGATAAAAATGACGCCAGACTGCGGCCAGAAAGTGAAATTCAGATCCAGAGCATGGCTTCTCGCCTGGCCGCAACCGGTCTGAATCATGCCCGAATGGACGGCCACACGGATAATTACGGTGAAGAAAGCTACAACGAAGCTCTTTCGTTAAAACGCGCGAATGTCGTTGCAGATGCCTGGGCGAAGGGAGCCAATATCCCGCGGAGCAATCTCACCACGCAGGGATTAGGCAAAAAATACCCTGTTGCCAGCAACAGCACTCCGCAAGGGCGTGCTGAAAACCGCCGGGTTGCGGTGGTCATCAGCACGCCATAACGTTATTTTACAGATGATCCGGCGAGCGACACCGTTGATGCCGCTCGCCAGCGCAGCCAGTCAATGACAATGAATATTGCCAGACTGACGCCCATTACCGGCAGTGCCAGCCCCAGTAGTGCACTAATGACCACCGTGACAGCCCTTCCCCACAATGACAACGCCAGCCAGCTCTGGCTGAGTGTTTGCACCGGATTTGCTGCAGATATAGCAGGGCGTCGCAGCCACCACATCCGGTATCCCCAGATAATCAGCACACATAACGCAATACCGAACGCGATAAGCAGCAACTGATTAACCAGACCAAACAGAATGCCCATATGGAAATCCACACCCCAGCGGGTAAGTTTCGCCATTAGCGGGAAATCGGCAAAGCGCGTTCTGTCCAGTACCTGCATGGAGTGCGGATCAACAGCAACGGCATCAACCTGCGTGGGCCAGCTGCGATCGATTTCCGTGACCGTCCAGGCCTGGTCAGCTATTCTTGCCGGGCGGATCTCCACGTTATTCGCATCAATTCCTGCCTTGCGGGCAGCCTGTAATACGCCGTCAAACTGCGATAAATCCATGGCCATCTCTGGCATCAGCATTCCATTATGATGGCCGTGATGTTCAGCATGTTCATCCCGGATTTCCGGCGTACCGGAAAGCGTTGTATTTACCTGTGGCGTCAGCCAGTTCATTTCTGCACGAAGTTTATCAACGTTACCGCCCGCCCACTGGGACCAGGTCAGACCGGTCGCGGAGAACAGCAGCATCCCGCTGAGCAGAATCCAGCCTAAGGCCACATGCACACGACGGCGATTCTGGAAGCGATTGTGAATACGGCGTTTCGGTCGGGTATAAAACCACAAAGCGATACCGCCCAGAGCAGCAACCCACATCCAGGAAGCAGCCAGCTCGCTGTAGAGCCGTCCAACATTACCCAGCATCAGCGATGTATGTAAATAATCGATTTTCTGGCGCAACGGCAAAATCCCGCTGGTGCCATATACCGTCATATCACCACGCACCTCAAGGCTAACGGGATCAACAAAAATAGCCCGATTTTCAGACGGGCCTAGCTGTGGGTCAGCAAACATCACGCGAGTGGTATCACCGTTAACCAGGCCAGGGCGAAGGGCATGCAATCGCAATTCTGAACCAACGGTTTTTTCTGCCACGGCAATTTGTTCCGCCAGAGGCTGTGGTTCCCCTGTCGAATCAGCGTGCAGCGCATGGCTATACCACATATTTTCCAGCTGTGGCGTCGCCACATACAGCGTACCGGTCAGCGCGGCGAAGAAGATAAACGGGCCGACAAACAGCCCGACATAGAAATGGAGTCGACGCAGCAGGTTTCCCCATGCCGCGCGCGGAGTGCAGGTAGTCATACTTTTCCTTTTTATAGCAAAAAGTTATCAATTTTGTTTTAGAGGGAAAAAGCAGATCTGCGCGGCGGCGCACGGGTATCAGGATAGAGCCAGGGGAAAAAGTGCCAGTAACTGACCGCCTGACGAGGCGGCTTCACGCGAAGTCGTTGCAGAACCACACTGAGCAGCACAATCAGCGCCAGCATCACGCCCGGCACATGCGCCAGCAGCACACAGTAGCCGCACGCTTCCGCGTGATCGAGAGGCATAGAGTGCTGCATATCGCCATGATGCGCATCCATCGACATCATGCTCATGTCATGATGCATTCCCGGCATGGCGCTCATAGGATCTTTCTGCAGCGAGACGGAGATAAGCGGTGCGACCACGATCAGCAAGATCGCAAACAGCGCGATCAATGCCGCTGCGCGTTTCCGTTTATGCTGATGCAGTACGTTATCCACTTACCCTCCACTGAAGAGGCAAGTATTGTAAATGATTTATGAAAAAAGGGTTAACGCGAGAGGTGCGATAGGATAAAAAAAGGGCCGACCTTTCGGCCAGCCCTTTTTAACAGGATGTCGCTTAAGCGAATCTTAGTTAAGACGCTCTTTAATACGAGCAGACTTACCGGTACGCTCACGCAGGTAGTACAGTTTAGCTTTACGTACAGCACCACGACGTTTAACAGCAATGCTGTCAACTACCGGAGAGTGAGTCTGGAAGACACGCTCAACGCCTTCGCCGTTGGAAATTTTACGAACAGTGAATGCAGAGTGCAGACCGCGGTTACGAATAGCGATAACCACGCCCTCGAATGCCTGCAGACGTTTTTTGGAACCTTCAACAACCCATACTTTCACTTCCACGGTGTCACCTGGACGGAAGGAAGGTACGTCCTGCTTCATCTGCTCTTGTTCAAGTTGCTTAATAATGTTGCTCATAATTTAATCTCTTATCCTGGGTAAACTGATATTCGGGCGCGTATTACGCATTCCCATCATGTTCATGCTGCTGGTGCGCGTGTTCGCTTTTGAACTCGGCCAGCAACTTTGCTTGCTCTTCAGTCAGAGCCAGGTTTTCCAGAAGTTCAGGTCTTCTAAGCCAGGTTCGGCCCAGCGACTGCTTCAAACGCCAGCGACGTATCTCGGCATGGTTTCCAGACAGTAACACTGCCGGTACTTCCATCCCTTCTAACACTTCAGGACGAGTATAGTGTGGACAGTCCAGCAATCCATCGGCAAACGAATCTTCCGTTGCCGATGCTTCATGGCCCAGAACACCCGGAATGAACCGGGCGACGGAGTCAATCAGCGTCATTGCCGGTAACTCACCACCGCTGAGAACGTAATCGCCGATAGACCATTCTTCGTCAATCTCGGTTTGAATTACGCGCTCATCTATCCCTTCGTAGCGCCCACAGACCAGAATCAGCTTTTGATTCGTCGCCAGTTCGCTCACGCCTGCTTGATCAAGCCTGCGTCCCTGAGGTGACAGATAAATCACCTTTGCGCCTTCACCTGCCGCGGCTTTTGCTGTGTGAATGGCGTCCCGTAAGGGTTGCACCATCATTAACATCCCCGGTCCGCCGCCGTAAGGACGATCGTCCACGGTACGGTGCCGGTCATGCGTAAAGTCACGAGGACTCCAGCTCTGGATGCTCAGCAGGCCATTTTTTACTGCCCGGCCAGTTACCCCGTAATCGGTAATCGCGCGGAACATTTCAGGAAACAGGCTAATTATGCCAATCCACATAGCGCCGTCTTTTACCGTTTATCCGGAGAATTTAAAAACCAGGATCCCAATCTACTTCAATCGTTTGAGTAGCGAGATCGACTTTCTTGATAACCTGTCCATCGAGGAACGGAACCAACCGCTCCTTGATGCCAAATGCATCTTTCAGGTTTGCCTTAATGACGAGAACGTCATTTGACCCGGTTTCCATCATATCGATGACTTTCCCCAGGCTGTAACCTTCAGTGGTGACCACCTGGCAACCCATAAGGTCTTTCCAGTAGTAGTCGCCCTCTGCAAGCAAAGGCAACTGCGACGAATCCACGACAATTTCACAATTAGTCAGCGCATTCGCGGCATCACGATCGTCAACGCCTTTCAGCTTGATGATGATGTCCTGATTGTGGTGACGCCAGCTTTCCAGCTCGACCTCTTCCCACTTACCGCCTTTCTGGATAAACCAGGGCTGGTAATTAAAAATGCTATCAGCGTCTTCAGTGGAGGAAAACACTCTGAGCCAACCACGGATACCGTAGCAAGAACCCATTTTTCCCAATACGATCGGTTCAACAGGTGCTTTATTGCTCATCATGACCACCGTGACAGATTAAGCTGCTTTGTTTACTGCTTTGATCAGCGTAGCAACGCGATCGGAAACAGTCGCGCCCTGGCCAACCCAGTGAGCGATACGATCCAGATCCAGACGGGTTTCTTCTTCTGCGCCAGCGGCCAGTGGGTTGAAGAAACCAACGCGCTCAATGAAGCGACCGTTGCGTGCATTACGGCTGTCGGTTACAACAACCTGGTAGAACGGACGCTTTTTAGCGCCGTGACGAGCTAAACGAATAGTTACCATAACATCCTCTTGTGTGAATAAAACAACCGGGCCCCATCGAGGAACGGAGCCCGGTGTCATATTAAAAGCCCGAAAATTTTACTGATTTCTGGGGAAATTGCAATCAGCATCTTGATACTGAGCATTAAACACGGGTTATCGGCCAGGGAATCCTGGCGGCATCATCCCCTTCATGCCGCGCATCATCTTCGCCATTCCGCCTTTCTTCATTTTCTTCATCATGCGCTGCATGTCGTCGAACTGTTTCAGTAGGCGGTTGACGTCCTGCACCTGCATGCCGCAGCCGGCTGCAATACGGCGTTTACGGGAACCTTTGATGATTTCAGGCTTCGCACGTTCTTTCAGCGTCATCGAGTTGATGATCGCTTCCATACGCACCAGCACCTTGTCATCCATCTGTGATTTCACGTTATCAGGAATTTGACCCATGCCCGGCAGTTTGCCCATCAGGCTCGCCATGCCGCCCATGTTTTTCATCTGACGCAGTTGCTCAAGGAAGTCGGTCAGGTCGAAACCGTCGCCTTTTTTCAGCTTACTTGCCAGCTTCTCAGCCTGCGCGCGGTCAACTTTGCTCTCGATATCTTCGATCAGCGACAGCACGTCGCCCATCCCGAGGATACGGGAAGCAATACGGTCCGGGTGGAACGGCTCCAGCGCTTCCGTCTTCTCGCCCACGCCGAGGAATTTAATCGGTTTGCCGGTAATATGACGAATAGAGAGCGCTGCACCGCCGCGGGCGTCGCCGTCCACTTTAGTCAGCACCACGCCGGTTAACGGCAGCGCTTCGTTAAACGCTTTTGCGGTATTCGCCGCGTCCTGACCGGTCATGGCATCAACAACAAACAGGGTCTCTACCGGGTTGATAGAGGCATGCACCTGCTTGATTTCGTCCATCATCGCTTCGTCAACGTGCAGACGACCGGCGGTATCCACCAGCAGCACGTCATAGAATTTCAGCTTCGCTTCTTTCAGCGCCGCATTAACGATATCGACTGGCTTCTGGGCGACGTCGGACGGGAAGAAATCCACGCCAACCTGCTGCGCCAGGGTTTCCAGCTGTTTGATCGCCGCCGGGCGATAAACGTCCGCCGAAACCACCAGCACCTTTTTCTTGTGCTTCTCGCGCAGGAATTTACCCAGCTTACCGACGCTGGTCGTTTTACCCGCCCCCTGGAGACCCGCCATCAGCACAACCGCCGGTGGCTGAGCGGCCAGGTTCAGCACCTGATTCTCTTCGCCCATCGCCGCAACCAGCTCGTTACGAACGATCTTGACGAACTCCTGACCCGGCGTCAGGCTCTTATTAACTTCATGACCAACCGCCTTCTCTTTCACGCGGTTGATAAAATCACGCACGACAGGCAGCGCCACGTCGGCTTCGAGCAGCGCCATGCGCACTTCGCGCAGCGTCTCTTTAACATTCTCTTCGGTAAGGCGTCCGCGGCCGCTGATGTTGCGCAGCGTGCGCGACAAACGATCGGTTAAATTATCAAACATTGTCTCTCGCCTGGGGTAGAAACGTTGGGTCGCGTGAGCGACACATACACAG is a genomic window containing:
- a CDS encoding DUF2946 domain-containing protein — its product is MDNVLHQHKRKRAAALIALFAILLIVVAPLISVSLQKDPMSAMPGMHHDMSMMSMDAHHGDMQHSMPLDHAEACGYCVLLAHVPGVMLALIVLLSVVLQRLRVKPPRQAVSYWHFFPWLYPDTRAPPRRSAFSL
- a CDS encoding OmpA family protein, with translation MLKRYLAPLLLASLILSGCQTPPAGKFTPEQIAAMKSYGFNELNGDWFLGLSDTILFDKNDARLRPESEIQIQSMASRLAATGLNHARMDGHTDNYGEESYNEALSLKRANVVADAWAKGANIPRSNLTTQGLGKKYPVASNSTPQGRAENRRVAVVISTP
- the trmD gene encoding tRNA (guanosine(37)-N1)-methyltransferase TrmD, with amino-acid sequence MWIGIISLFPEMFRAITDYGVTGRAVKNGLLSIQSWSPRDFTHDRHRTVDDRPYGGGPGMLMMVQPLRDAIHTAKAAAGEGAKVIYLSPQGRRLDQAGVSELATNQKLILVCGRYEGIDERVIQTEIDEEWSIGDYVLSGGELPAMTLIDSVARFIPGVLGHEASATEDSFADGLLDCPHYTRPEVLEGMEVPAVLLSGNHAEIRRWRLKQSLGRTWLRRPELLENLALTEEQAKLLAEFKSEHAHQQHEHDGNA
- the ffh gene encoding signal recognition particle protein is translated as MFDNLTDRLSRTLRNISGRGRLTEENVKETLREVRMALLEADVALPVVRDFINRVKEKAVGHEVNKSLTPGQEFVKIVRNELVAAMGEENQVLNLAAQPPAVVLMAGLQGAGKTTSVGKLGKFLREKHKKKVLVVSADVYRPAAIKQLETLAQQVGVDFFPSDVAQKPVDIVNAALKEAKLKFYDVLLVDTAGRLHVDEAMMDEIKQVHASINPVETLFVVDAMTGQDAANTAKAFNEALPLTGVVLTKVDGDARGGAALSIRHITGKPIKFLGVGEKTEALEPFHPDRIASRILGMGDVLSLIEDIESKVDRAQAEKLASKLKKGDGFDLTDFLEQLRQMKNMGGMASLMGKLPGMGQIPDNVKSQMDDKVLVRMEAIINSMTLKERAKPEIIKGSRKRRIAAGCGMQVQDVNRLLKQFDDMQRMMKKMKKGGMAKMMRGMKGMMPPGFPGR
- the rpsP gene encoding 30S ribosomal protein S16; this translates as MVTIRLARHGAKKRPFYQVVVTDSRNARNGRFIERVGFFNPLAAGAEEETRLDLDRIAHWVGQGATVSDRVATLIKAVNKAA
- a CDS encoding PepSY-associated TM helix domain-containing protein, producing the protein MTTCTPRAAWGNLLRRLHFYVGLFVGPFIFFAALTGTLYVATPQLENMWYSHALHADSTGEPQPLAEQIAVAEKTVGSELRLHALRPGLVNGDTTRVMFADPQLGPSENRAIFVDPVSLEVRGDMTVYGTSGILPLRQKIDYLHTSLMLGNVGRLYSELAASWMWVAALGGIALWFYTRPKRRIHNRFQNRRRVHVALGWILLSGMLLFSATGLTWSQWAGGNVDKLRAEMNWLTPQVNTTLSGTPEIRDEHAEHHGHHNGMLMPEMAMDLSQFDGVLQAARKAGIDANNVEIRPARIADQAWTVTEIDRSWPTQVDAVAVDPHSMQVLDRTRFADFPLMAKLTRWGVDFHMGILFGLVNQLLLIAFGIALCVLIIWGYRMWWLRRPAISAANPVQTLSQSWLALSLWGRAVTVVISALLGLALPVMGVSLAIFIVIDWLRWRAASTVSLAGSSVK
- the rplS gene encoding 50S ribosomal protein L19, with the protein product MSNIIKQLEQEQMKQDVPSFRPGDTVEVKVWVVEGSKKRLQAFEGVVIAIRNRGLHSAFTVRKISNGEGVERVFQTHSPVVDSIAVKRRGAVRKAKLYYLRERTGKSARIKERLN
- the rimM gene encoding ribosome maturation factor RimM (Essential for efficient processing of 16S rRNA), whose protein sequence is MMSNKAPVEPIVLGKMGSCYGIRGWLRVFSSTEDADSIFNYQPWFIQKGGKWEEVELESWRHHNQDIIIKLKGVDDRDAANALTNCEIVVDSSQLPLLAEGDYYWKDLMGCQVVTTEGYSLGKVIDMMETGSNDVLVIKANLKDAFGIKERLVPFLDGQVIKKVDLATQTIEVDWDPGF